A stretch of Pseudoprevotella muciniphila DNA encodes these proteins:
- a CDS encoding IS30 family transposase: MKYKQLTSQQRYTIQNGLKQGLTKKMIAALIEVNESTLYREIHRNGGAKVYNAEKAQREADRRKTRLQKPRRFTHALKREVISLLQKKWSPEQICGYIKRQGRECVSHETIYAFIRTDRKCGGMLWKLCRHAMKKRRKTDKGKRIPIKDRVSIDLRPEEADGTRFGDWEMDTIVGKDGKGALVTLYERRTGYGMVKRLPDGKEAKGVEEAVYRMLIPYKKQVLTITTDNGTEFARHSQLAKKLSTKIFFAHPYSSWEKGGVENYNKLVRQYIPKGTNLEQYTDKYLMEVQKQINSRPRKKLNFNNPKNEFYKLLD; the protein is encoded by the coding sequence ATGAAATATAAACAGCTAACCTCGCAGCAAAGGTACACAATCCAGAACGGATTAAAGCAAGGATTGACCAAAAAGATGATCGCCGCCCTCATAGAGGTGAACGAAAGCACCCTTTACAGGGAAATCCATCGAAATGGCGGTGCCAAGGTTTATAATGCAGAAAAGGCACAGCGCGAAGCAGACCGCCGCAAGACGCGTCTTCAGAAACCGCGAAGATTCACACACGCCCTTAAGCGGGAAGTCATAAGTCTGCTGCAAAAGAAATGGTCGCCCGAACAGATATGCGGGTATATAAAGAGACAAGGGCGCGAATGCGTCTCCCATGAAACAATATACGCATTCATCAGAACCGACAGGAAGTGCGGAGGGATGCTTTGGAAACTCTGCCGTCACGCAATGAAGAAGCGACGGAAGACAGACAAGGGAAAACGGATTCCCATAAAAGACCGCGTGAGTATAGACCTTAGGCCGGAAGAGGCAGACGGCACGCGTTTCGGAGATTGGGAAATGGACACCATAGTCGGTAAGGATGGGAAAGGAGCGCTAGTTACACTCTACGAGAGACGTACTGGATATGGGATGGTCAAAAGGCTGCCTGATGGAAAAGAGGCAAAAGGCGTGGAAGAAGCAGTATACAGAATGTTGATTCCTTACAAGAAACAAGTACTCACTATTACTACAGATAATGGAACAGAGTTCGCCAGGCATAGTCAATTGGCAAAGAAACTCTCCACGAAAATCTTTTTTGCACACCCTTATAGCTCATGGGAAAAGGGAGGTGTAGAAAACTACAACAAACTCGTCAGACAATATATACCTAAGGGAACGAATTTAGAACAATACACAGACAAATATCTTATGGAAGTACAAAAGCAAATTAACAGCAGACCAAGAAAAAAACTCAACTTTAATAACCCAAAAAACGAATTTTACAAACTTTTAGACTAA
- a CDS encoding dihydrodipicolinate synthase family protein, translated as MEKIKGLIDAPFTPFDSKGEVNYDIIPEYAALLARNGLKGVFINGSSGEGYMLTEEERMRLAEAWIAAVPEDFKVIVHVGSTCVKSSRRLAEHAQKCGAWGIGAMAPPFPKVGRIEELVKYCEEIACGAPNLPFYFYHIPAFNGAFLSMYDFLCAVDGRILNFAGIKYTFESLYEYNRCRRYKDGKFDMLHGQDETILPCLAMGGAQGGIGGTTNYNGRCLVGIQQAWEAGDLEKARELQNYAQDVIDVICHFRGNIVGGKRIMKLIGLDLGPNRTPFQNVTDEEEKQLRAELEAIDFFNKCNK; from the coding sequence ATGGAAAAGATTAAAGGACTTATCGACGCGCCGTTTACGCCGTTCGATAGCAAAGGTGAAGTGAACTATGACATCATCCCCGAATATGCAGCCCTCTTGGCTCGCAACGGCTTGAAAGGTGTGTTCATCAACGGCTCCTCCGGCGAAGGCTATATGCTCACGGAAGAAGAGCGCATGCGCCTGGCTGAAGCATGGATTGCAGCCGTACCGGAAGACTTCAAGGTCATCGTTCACGTGGGCAGCACCTGCGTCAAGAGCAGCCGCCGCCTGGCAGAACACGCACAGAAGTGCGGCGCATGGGGCATCGGCGCTATGGCACCTCCGTTCCCGAAAGTGGGACGCATAGAAGAACTCGTGAAGTACTGCGAAGAAATAGCCTGTGGTGCACCCAACCTACCCTTCTATTTCTACCACATTCCTGCCTTCAACGGCGCATTCCTCTCGATGTACGACTTCCTCTGCGCTGTAGATGGTCGCATACTCAACTTCGCCGGCATCAAGTACACCTTCGAGAGCCTCTACGAATACAACCGCTGCCGCAGATACAAGGACGGAAAGTTCGACATGCTCCACGGACAGGACGAAACCATTCTCCCCTGCCTCGCCATGGGTGGCGCACAGGGCGGCATCGGCGGTACGACCAACTACAACGGACGCTGCCTCGTGGGCATACAGCAAGCATGGGAAGCAGGCGACCTTGAGAAGGCGCGCGAACTGCAGAACTATGCACAAGACGTGATTGACGTGATTTGCCACTTCCGCGGCAACATCGTGGGTGGTAAGCGCATCATGAAACTCATCGGCCTCGACCTCGGACCAAACCGCACACCGTTCCAGAACGTAACGGACGAAGAAGAGAAACAACTCCGCGCAGAACTCGAAGCCATCGATTTCTTCAACAAATGCAACAAATAA
- a CDS encoding four helix bundle suffix domain-containing protein: protein MSEKRTFLTSHGHYKNLRVYKVATALYDLTYTFCNRFLSSYGDRTVDQMVQAARSGKQNIAEGNRAAQTSAKMEIKLTGVAKASIEELLTDYEDYLRTRSLMHWDNEHPRYVKLREWVKSKLFMEQYAMQAEKMNDEELANLCITLCHQAIYMLKNLLDAQQDRFVTEGGVNERMYAARTGYRQEIDEELKQLREEVKRLKALLDENGIEY, encoded by the coding sequence ATGAGCGAAAAGAGAACTTTTCTCACCAGTCACGGCCACTACAAGAACCTACGAGTATATAAGGTAGCCACAGCGCTCTATGACCTGACTTATACGTTCTGCAATCGTTTCTTGTCGTCATACGGCGACCGTACTGTTGATCAGATGGTGCAGGCGGCGCGTAGCGGGAAGCAGAACATAGCCGAGGGCAATCGGGCGGCACAGACGTCGGCAAAAATGGAGATAAAACTCACGGGGGTGGCAAAAGCAAGCATTGAGGAGTTGTTGACGGATTACGAAGACTATCTGCGCACACGCTCTCTGATGCATTGGGACAACGAGCACCCACGATATGTAAAGTTGCGCGAATGGGTGAAGAGTAAACTTTTCATGGAGCAATATGCCATGCAGGCTGAAAAGATGAACGACGAAGAACTCGCCAACCTCTGCATCACACTCTGCCATCAAGCCATCTATATGCTCAAGAACCTGTTGGATGCTCAGCAGGACCGCTTCGTGACGGAGGGAGGGGTGAATGAGCGTATGTACGCCGCCCGTACGGGCTATCGGCAGGAAATTGACGAAGAATTGAAACAACTGCGCGAGGAGGTGAAACGTCTGAAAGCTCTTCTCGACGAAAACGGTATAGAGTATTAG
- a CDS encoding cyclically-permuted mutarotase family protein, giving the protein MKKFLITALALLLPLQFVAQDATDKAAEHRYNSVNFTSLAKFDLNGGMGVSAPFAGMVGDELLVAGGCNFTGNSAVDGTKTFYKDVYALANPLDKNAKWRKVGELAEPLAYGVSIATDDGLLCIGGTADGKTSSKKAVLLSLKGGKLQQEALPDLPAGIDQAAGAFGDGFVYVAAGQTDGKASKKAWRLDMSKKKAWEALPDLPGDARVQPVAVWQSANVGARFYIFGGFDPEKKATVTDGLAYNPIDKTWKATARIATSDSVQRALVGAAAVSSGAAHVIFFGGVNKDVFEQAINQPADDYLTHPAEWYKFNDKLLVYHTVTDTWVETFDSPLTARAGSGVVALKDKTGKVTWIVVGGEEKPGVRSADVTATEMTYTAHFGWLNWCVLILYLLGMVYLGYYFMKRANNSSDDFFKGGGRIPWWAAGISIFATMLSAITYMSIPAKAYATDWTYYPMQICILIVSFPVIKYYLPFFIRLNVTTAYEYLERRFNYLTRLMASVLFIVFMVARTALVIFLPSLAMTAVTGINIYLCIVLMALITILYCTMGGVEAVVWGDVIQGIILVGGAILAALYLIFNTGENGASDFWQIATDENKFQMFVWSFDWKSATFWVVILGGLANNLISYTSDQTVIQRYLTTSDEKSAARGILTNGLMSVVVTIAFFTIGTGLYTFFKTHPAELDMTMAKGDAIFPFFMMSQLPAGVAGLLIAAVFAATMSTIASNINSISTAFTVDLWSRFRNTTDKGKVKTARYAGVCAGLIGMFIAILMAMVDIQSLLDYFNTILGLLSGAIGGLFIMGIFLPRIGARAALIGFLCGTATVFYMNYGMDDNVKPNFLIYGFVSMAVAVIVALLLSFVLPKEKDNKGLTWQTLDKEKK; this is encoded by the coding sequence GTGAAAAAATTCCTGATAACCGCGCTCGCCCTGCTCCTACCCTTGCAGTTCGTAGCGCAAGACGCGACTGACAAAGCGGCAGAACACCGCTACAACAGCGTAAACTTCACATCCCTCGCCAAGTTCGACCTCAACGGCGGCATGGGCGTTTCGGCACCCTTCGCAGGCATGGTGGGCGACGAACTCCTCGTGGCTGGTGGCTGCAACTTCACTGGCAATTCCGCTGTGGATGGCACAAAGACATTCTACAAGGATGTGTATGCCCTCGCCAATCCGCTCGACAAGAACGCCAAATGGCGCAAGGTGGGAGAACTGGCGGAACCACTGGCGTATGGTGTGAGCATCGCAACAGACGACGGACTGCTTTGCATCGGTGGTACAGCCGATGGCAAAACGAGTTCGAAAAAGGCTGTTCTCCTCAGTCTGAAAGGTGGCAAACTGCAACAAGAAGCCTTGCCCGACCTGCCCGCAGGCATTGATCAGGCAGCAGGTGCTTTCGGCGATGGCTTCGTTTATGTGGCTGCTGGTCAGACCGATGGCAAAGCCTCGAAAAAGGCTTGGCGACTCGACATGAGCAAAAAGAAGGCTTGGGAAGCCCTGCCCGACCTGCCTGGCGATGCCAGAGTGCAGCCAGTGGCTGTGTGGCAAAGTGCTAACGTGGGTGCACGCTTCTACATCTTCGGCGGTTTCGATCCCGAAAAGAAAGCAACTGTTACCGACGGACTGGCATACAACCCCATCGACAAAACATGGAAAGCCACTGCTCGCATCGCCACATCCGACAGTGTGCAGCGTGCCCTTGTGGGTGCAGCAGCGGTGAGCAGCGGTGCAGCGCATGTCATCTTCTTCGGTGGTGTGAACAAAGACGTGTTTGAACAAGCCATCAACCAACCTGCCGACGACTACCTCACCCACCCTGCCGAGTGGTATAAGTTCAACGACAAACTCCTCGTCTATCACACCGTAACCGACACATGGGTAGAGACCTTCGACAGCCCACTGACCGCCCGCGCTGGTAGCGGTGTGGTAGCGTTGAAGGACAAGACGGGAAAGGTAACGTGGATTGTCGTAGGCGGCGAAGAAAAGCCTGGTGTGCGTTCAGCTGACGTTACAGCCACAGAGATGACCTACACCGCCCACTTCGGTTGGCTCAACTGGTGTGTGCTCATACTCTACCTCCTCGGTATGGTATATCTGGGCTACTACTTCATGAAGCGCGCCAACAACTCGAGCGACGACTTCTTCAAGGGTGGCGGACGCATCCCATGGTGGGCTGCCGGCATCAGCATCTTTGCCACGATGCTCAGCGCCATCACCTACATGTCCATCCCTGCAAAGGCGTATGCCACCGACTGGACATACTACCCCATGCAGATCTGCATCCTCATCGTGTCATTCCCTGTCATTAAGTACTACCTGCCGTTCTTCATCCGTCTGAACGTAACAACGGCATACGAATACTTGGAACGCCGATTCAACTATCTGACACGTCTCATGGCGAGTGTGCTGTTCATCGTCTTTATGGTGGCACGTACCGCCCTCGTCATCTTCTTGCCTTCGCTCGCTATGACAGCCGTAACGGGCATCAACATCTACCTCTGCATCGTGCTTATGGCGCTCATTACCATTCTCTACTGTACAATGGGCGGTGTGGAAGCCGTTGTGTGGGGCGACGTGATTCAGGGCATCATCCTCGTGGGAGGTGCCATCCTCGCTGCACTCTACCTCATCTTCAACACGGGTGAGAACGGTGCATCCGACTTCTGGCAAATCGCCACCGACGAGAATAAATTCCAAATGTTCGTCTGGAGTTTCGACTGGAAGAGTGCCACATTCTGGGTAGTGATACTCGGCGGATTGGCAAACAACCTCATCTCCTACACGAGCGACCAGACCGTCATACAGCGCTATCTTACCACGAGCGATGAAAAGAGTGCTGCACGAGGCATCCTGACCAACGGTTTGATGAGCGTAGTGGTTACCATCGCGTTCTTCACCATCGGTACAGGTCTCTACACTTTCTTCAAGACGCATCCTGCAGAACTCGACATGACGATGGCGAAGGGCGATGCCATCTTCCCCTTCTTCATGATGAGCCAACTGCCAGCAGGTGTGGCAGGTCTGCTCATTGCTGCTGTGTTCGCAGCCACAATGAGTACCATCGCTTCGAACATCAACTCCATCTCGACAGCCTTCACCGTTGACCTCTGGAGCCGCTTCCGCAACACGACCGACAAGGGCAAAGTGAAGACCGCACGCTATGCTGGTGTGTGCGCAGGACTTATCGGTATGTTCATTGCCATACTCATGGCGATGGTCGATATTCAGTCGCTGCTCGACTACTTCAACACCATTCTCGGTCTCCTCTCAGGAGCCATCGGTGGTCTCTTCATCATGGGTATCTTCTTGCCGCGCATCGGTGCACGAGCAGCCCTCATCGGTTTCCTCTGCGGCACAGCAACCGTGTTCTACATGAACTACGGCATGGACGACAACGTGAAGCCCAACTTCCTCATTTATGGCTTCGTGAGCATGGCTGTGGCAGTCATCGTAGCACTCTTGCTCAGTTTCGTACTGCCTAAGGAAAAGGACAACAAAGGCCTCACATGGCAAACACTCGATAAAGAAAAGAAATAA
- a CDS encoding DNA/RNA non-specific endonuclease, translating into MRKIALSTYIIAVLAATVITACDDKPKQTEKKTKSTFMQQGDNAETSGIIEMPRTRRGAKEQILKRKGYAVSYNPDWLIANWVAYEITADEAYARGERGSGFEADPDIRGRKALPRDYVRSGYDRGHLAPAGDMKWNYRAMQETFYLTNICPQNHELNSGLWNDLEQAVRRWARREGPIWVCTGPMVGKNARRVGYNGVAVPDKFFKAVCRRRNGHYQAIAYIFDNRPLPGNFQDYAISVDSLEAITGHDFFPALPDEEENRMERRTQSF; encoded by the coding sequence ATGAGAAAAATCGCCCTGAGCACATACATCATAGCCGTCCTCGCAGCCACCGTCATCACCGCCTGCGACGACAAGCCCAAGCAGACCGAAAAGAAAACCAAGAGCACCTTCATGCAGCAAGGCGACAACGCTGAAACGAGCGGAATAATCGAGATGCCGCGCACGCGCCGGGGCGCGAAGGAGCAGATTCTGAAAAGAAAGGGCTATGCCGTGTCGTACAACCCCGACTGGCTGATAGCCAACTGGGTGGCATACGAAATCACGGCAGACGAAGCGTATGCACGCGGTGAACGCGGCAGTGGTTTCGAAGCCGATCCCGACATCAGGGGGCGCAAGGCATTGCCGCGCGACTATGTGCGATCGGGCTACGACCGCGGACACCTCGCTCCGGCGGGCGACATGAAGTGGAACTACCGCGCCATGCAGGAGACGTTCTACCTCACCAACATCTGCCCGCAGAACCACGAACTCAACAGCGGACTGTGGAACGACCTCGAACAGGCTGTACGCCGCTGGGCACGCCGCGAAGGGCCGATATGGGTCTGCACAGGACCCATGGTGGGCAAAAATGCAAGGCGCGTGGGCTACAACGGTGTGGCAGTGCCCGACAAGTTCTTCAAAGCAGTATGCCGACGCCGAAACGGCCACTACCAGGCGATAGCCTACATCTTCGACAACCGGCCGCTCCCGGGCAATTTCCAGGACTACGCCATCAGTGTGGACAGCCTCGAAGCCATCACGGGCCACGACTTCTTCCCTGCCCTGCCCGACGAAGAGGAAAACCGAATGGAGCGACGCACGCAGAGTTTTTAA
- a CDS encoding YhcH/YjgK/YiaL family protein: MIHANIKDSQRYEALHPALKTLFDYVRNNDLLAAPAGRITIDGDNLFINVSDATLKTKDAQKLEVHQKYIDVHFPLSQPEIIGIRHIDTLTEPDEPFNVADDFAVYTAPADNYLVVHPGEFCLVFPEDAHAPIIGTGKLRKLIAKVRL; this comes from the coding sequence ATGATACACGCTAATATTAAAGACAGCCAGCGCTACGAAGCCCTGCACCCTGCCCTCAAAACGCTCTTCGACTATGTGCGGAACAACGACCTCCTTGCCGCACCGGCAGGACGCATCACCATCGACGGCGACAACCTCTTCATCAACGTGAGCGATGCCACACTGAAAACAAAAGACGCGCAGAAACTCGAAGTGCACCAAAAATACATCGACGTGCACTTCCCCCTCTCGCAGCCCGAAATCATCGGCATACGCCACATCGACACGCTCACCGAACCCGATGAGCCGTTCAACGTAGCCGACGACTTCGCCGTATATACAGCACCGGCAGACAACTACCTCGTCGTCCACCCGGGAGAGTTCTGCCTCGTCTTCCCCGAAGATGCACACGCACCCATCATAGGCACGGGAAAACTCCGCAAACTCATCGCAAAAGTGCGCCTCTGA
- a CDS encoding AGE family epimerase/isomerase: MDFKKLAEQYKSELLDKVMPFWIEKSQDKEFGGYFTCLNRDGSVYDTDKFIWLQGREVWMLSKLYNEVEKRPEWLEAAIQGAEFLKKHGHDGNLNWYFALDREGHPLVEPYNIFSYTFATIAFGQLSIATGNAEYADIAKRTFDIVLSKVDNPKGKWNKAAPGARSLKTFDLPMILCNVALEIEPLLEPDFLQQTIDTVLHEVLDVFYRPELGLIVEALGKDGQLVDCFDGRKLNPGHAIESCWFIMDLGKRLGRQDLIEKAVEICLKEVEYGWDKEYDGIFYFMDRLGHPRHELEWDQKLWWVHLETLISLIKGYQLTRNPKCLEWFERVHNYTWTHFTDPEYPEWYGYLNRQGEVLLPLKGGKWKGCFHVPRALFNVWRILETLE, from the coding sequence ATGGATTTCAAAAAACTGGCAGAACAATACAAGAGCGAACTCCTCGACAAAGTGATGCCCTTCTGGATTGAAAAATCGCAGGACAAAGAGTTTGGCGGCTACTTCACCTGCCTCAACCGCGACGGTTCGGTTTACGACACCGACAAATTCATCTGGCTGCAAGGCCGCGAAGTATGGATGCTCTCAAAACTCTACAACGAAGTAGAGAAACGCCCCGAATGGCTCGAAGCAGCTATACAAGGTGCGGAATTTCTTAAGAAGCACGGCCACGATGGCAACCTCAATTGGTACTTCGCACTCGACCGCGAAGGACACCCACTCGTGGAGCCTTACAACATCTTCTCCTATACCTTCGCTACCATAGCCTTTGGACAACTCTCCATAGCCACTGGCAACGCTGAGTATGCTGACATCGCAAAACGCACCTTCGACATCGTGCTTTCGAAGGTAGATAACCCGAAAGGAAAATGGAACAAGGCGGCACCAGGTGCCAGAAGCCTCAAGACATTCGACCTGCCCATGATTCTCTGCAACGTGGCACTCGAAATTGAGCCGCTCCTCGAACCCGACTTCCTGCAACAGACCATCGACACCGTGCTACACGAGGTGCTCGACGTATTCTATCGCCCCGAACTCGGACTCATCGTAGAAGCACTCGGCAAGGACGGACAACTCGTGGACTGCTTCGACGGCAGAAAACTCAACCCGGGACACGCCATAGAATCATGCTGGTTCATCATGGACCTCGGAAAACGACTCGGTAGGCAGGACCTCATCGAGAAGGCAGTAGAAATCTGCCTCAAAGAGGTGGAATACGGATGGGACAAAGAGTACGACGGCATCTTCTACTTCATGGACCGTCTCGGACACCCACGCCACGAACTCGAATGGGACCAGAAACTCTGGTGGGTGCACCTCGAAACTCTCATCTCCCTCATCAAGGGCTACCAACTCACACGCAACCCCAAGTGCCTCGAATGGTTCGAGCGCGTGCACAACTACACCTGGACTCACTTCACCGATCCAGAATACCCAGAATGGTACGGCTATCTGAACCGTCAGGGCGAAGTGCTCCTCCCCCTCAAGGGCGGAAAATGGAAAGGATGTTTCCATGTGCCCCGCGCACTGTTTAATGTGTGGAGAATCCTCGAAACGTTGGAATAA
- a CDS encoding PD-(D/E)XK nuclease family protein, with translation MKPFLKYVAEDLKQRYGNDLSRLMVVFPNRRASLFMNEYLVEGSGETLWAPQYSSIADLFLRMSDLRPVDKIEAVCRLYRIFCSATGREDGKDDTLDLFYGWGERMVADFDDVDKHLADARQLFSNVHDLTQLESNDFLTDEQRSAVEHFFGVAPDDMDALRRAFLALWEKMYDIYAAFRKELADNGLGTEGQILRHVAERLMAGDETVMHRLQQAETFVFVGFNVLNEVELALFRRLKKDGRALFYWDYDAYYIGGDRAGEGCVANHEAGIFLRKNLAEFPNALTDERAFHNFIPEDSEEKDIELVASPSDNAQARSVAEWLRDSDNLDADDEKRTAVVLCNEMLLQPVLHSLPETVKAVNVTKGYPLSHTEAFAFVDKRLGELLREDVKTGKSDHADVLQRVAEDLTEALFDKPAETTDASREDIFRTLHSEALFQTYKTVVRFQRLVTEGYLNVEDTTLRRLVKAVLKLTTVPFHGEPAEGVQVMGVLETRNLDFEHVVMLSVNEGDMPRVAQDNSFIPHFLRVAYGLTTPQHQTAIFAYYFYRLLSRARKVRLVYNNATDGTRKKEPSRFISQMLVEARHLRPRHYTIKSAPSVPTALPSDIEKPKGMADRFDKMSPTALKTYFKCQRMFHFKYILRLPEPQQDEGIISANQFGSVFHSAAELIYKDFNGRQVTQEDLISLSRDDNRLNDYICRGFDAVAEDNRKHNEKEVVYTDLVAGIIREYLKKMLNNDAEIAPLRIIALEREKSYVTLTVSAGGNTRQVKIGGVIDRLDTLVHKGREVVRVVDYKTGTMRAYNPKDDAAAVEDLFDSEKGNSQPLDVFQTFIYGLAVEEMAASNDAATADIRPLNGRGIVPALYYTREAGKNNAKMEHGYLVADQFAKDGTAQRFRERLTALVEEIFDERRPFAAPTKKQQDAHCERCPFRPLCYLGEGERQA, from the coding sequence ATGAAACCATTTCTGAAATACGTAGCCGAAGACCTGAAGCAGCGTTATGGCAACGACCTTTCGCGGCTGATGGTGGTTTTCCCGAACCGCCGTGCCAGCCTGTTTATGAACGAATACCTCGTGGAGGGCAGTGGCGAGACGCTGTGGGCACCGCAGTACTCGAGCATCGCCGATCTCTTCCTCCGCATGAGCGACCTGCGGCCTGTCGATAAGATAGAAGCCGTGTGCCGCCTCTACCGCATCTTCTGCAGCGCGACGGGGCGCGAGGACGGCAAGGACGACACGCTCGACCTCTTCTACGGCTGGGGCGAGCGCATGGTGGCGGATTTCGACGATGTGGACAAACACCTCGCTGACGCGCGCCAACTTTTCTCGAACGTGCACGACCTGACGCAACTCGAGAGCAACGACTTCCTCACCGACGAGCAGCGCAGTGCCGTGGAGCACTTCTTCGGCGTAGCCCCCGACGACATGGATGCCCTGCGCCGCGCATTCCTTGCCCTCTGGGAGAAGATGTACGACATCTATGCCGCTTTCCGCAAGGAACTCGCTGATAACGGACTCGGCACGGAGGGTCAGATACTGCGCCACGTGGCAGAACGCCTCATGGCAGGCGACGAAACCGTGATGCACCGCCTGCAGCAGGCTGAGACCTTCGTCTTCGTGGGCTTCAACGTGCTCAACGAGGTGGAACTCGCGCTCTTCCGCCGCCTGAAGAAGGACGGGCGCGCGCTCTTCTACTGGGACTACGACGCGTACTATATCGGCGGCGACAGGGCAGGGGAGGGCTGTGTGGCGAACCACGAGGCAGGCATCTTCCTGCGCAAGAACCTCGCAGAATTTCCCAACGCACTGACCGACGAGCGTGCCTTCCACAACTTCATACCCGAGGATAGTGAAGAGAAAGACATTGAACTCGTCGCTTCGCCCTCTGACAACGCACAGGCGCGCTCCGTGGCGGAATGGCTGCGCGACAGCGACAACCTCGATGCCGACGACGAGAAACGCACCGCCGTGGTGCTCTGCAACGAAATGCTGCTGCAACCCGTGCTCCACTCGCTGCCCGAGACAGTAAAGGCGGTGAACGTGACGAAGGGCTATCCGCTGAGCCATACGGAGGCGTTTGCCTTTGTAGATAAGCGGCTCGGCGAACTGCTGCGCGAAGACGTGAAGACGGGCAAGAGCGACCATGCCGACGTGTTGCAGCGCGTGGCGGAGGACCTCACGGAAGCCCTCTTCGACAAACCTGCGGAAACCACTGACGCATCGCGCGAAGACATCTTCCGCACACTGCACAGCGAAGCCCTCTTCCAGACGTACAAGACCGTGGTACGCTTCCAGCGCCTCGTTACAGAGGGCTACCTCAATGTGGAGGACACCACGCTGCGTCGGCTCGTGAAAGCCGTGCTGAAACTCACTACGGTGCCCTTCCACGGCGAGCCGGCGGAGGGTGTGCAGGTGATGGGTGTGCTGGAGACGCGCAACCTCGACTTTGAGCATGTCGTGATGCTCTCCGTGAACGAGGGCGACATGCCGCGTGTGGCGCAGGACAACTCATTCATACCGCACTTCCTGCGTGTGGCATACGGGCTGACCACGCCGCAGCACCAGACCGCCATCTTCGCCTACTATTTCTACCGCCTGCTGAGCCGTGCCAGGAAGGTGCGGCTGGTCTATAACAACGCCACGGACGGCACACGCAAGAAAGAGCCTTCGCGCTTCATCTCGCAGATGCTCGTGGAGGCACGCCACCTGCGTCCGCGCCACTACACCATCAAGTCGGCACCCAGTGTGCCCACCGCCCTGCCGTCCGACATCGAGAAACCAAAGGGCATGGCAGATCGGTTCGATAAGATGTCGCCCACCGCGCTGAAGACCTACTTCAAGTGCCAGCGCATGTTCCACTTCAAGTATATCCTCCGGCTGCCCGAACCGCAGCAGGACGAGGGGATTATCAGTGCGAACCAGTTCGGCAGTGTGTTCCACAGTGCGGCAGAACTCATCTACAAAGACTTCAACGGCAGACAGGTTACGCAGGAAGACCTCATCAGTCTGAGCCGCGACGACAATCGCCTGAACGACTACATCTGCCGGGGCTTCGACGCCGTGGCGGAGGACAACCGCAAGCACAACGAGAAGGAAGTGGTATATACCGACCTCGTGGCGGGCATCATCAGGGAATACCTTAAGAAGATGCTCAATAACGACGCGGAGATAGCGCCGCTGCGCATCATCGCCTTAGAGCGCGAGAAGAGTTACGTTACGCTCACGGTCAGTGCCGGCGGAAATACGCGGCAGGTGAAGATAGGCGGTGTGATAGACCGCTTGGACACCCTCGTGCACAAAGGCCGGGAAGTGGTGCGCGTGGTGGACTACAAGACGGGCACCATGCGGGCGTACAATCCCAAGGACGATGCTGCGGCGGTGGAAGACCTGTTCGACTCGGAGAAGGGCAACAGTCAGCCGCTCGACGTGTTCCAGACGTTCATCTACGGACTCGCCGTGGAAGAGATGGCAGCGAGCAACGATGCCGCCACAGCCGACATCCGTCCGCTCAACGGGCGCGGCATAGTGCCCGCTCTCTACTACACGCGCGAGGCAGGAAAAAACAACGCGAAAATGGAGCACGGCTATCTTGTGGCAGACCAATTTGCCAAAGACGGCACAGCCCAGCGCTTCCGCGAACGGCTCACTGCCCTCGTGGAGGAAATCTTCGACGAGCGACGCCCCTTCGCCGCTCCGACGAAGAAACAACAGGACGCCCACTGCGAGCGATGCCCCTTCCGACCGCTGTGCTACCTCGGCGAAGGAGAGAGGCAGGCATAG